CTTAGAAGAACTTGAAACGATGCTTATATCGCTTTATAAGGATTTGTTGGAATTCGGGGATATACAGAGTGCGGTCCCACAAAAAACGGGAAAATTAATAGTGGCCTAATGAAACAGAGTGATTTAATAAAAACCATCACTAAAAATGGAGCGGTATTTATCCGGCATGGTAGCAGCCACGACTGGTACCGGAACCTCAAAACCGGGATTTCGGAAGCTGTGCCGAGACACCGGGAAATAAAAGAATATTTGGCTCAAAAGATAATAAAGAATTTATCGTAAAAAGTTCCCCGGTGAAGCCATGCGCTGATTGGGTTTCCGAAAGCACACAAATGGTAAGGGGGGGCCTGTCAGGAAGGAAAAGTAT
The genomic region above belongs to Treponema primitia ZAS-1 and contains:
- a CDS encoding type II toxin-antitoxin system HicA family toxin, translating into MKQSDLIKTITKNGAVFIRHGSSHDWYRNLKTGISEAVPRHREIKEYLAQKIIKNLS
- a CDS encoding type II toxin-antitoxin system HicB family antitoxin codes for the protein MELSYTYWEAEEGGYIGFINQYPNYWTQGESLEELETMLISLYKDLLEFGDIQSAVPQKTGKLIVA